The genomic segment AAAAGGCGGGCAACTCTAGCGGAAGAGGAAGGGACAACGTCTACGGGCTGTTGGGTGGAGAAGAGGAAGGCTTGTGTTGGTTCTCGAGAGCAAAAATCAAGAGCAAGGGGCGGCTCTGGTTCTTCTTTTCAAAGAGGGGGGGCGACTAGGAGAGGAAGATGGGGACGGGTATGAAGGCAGTGAAAGGGAGTTGCAATCGGGGAGATGGAAGGGAGAGTATGCGGTTGTTGTGGTTTGGAGGTTAGCTCTTGGTCTGTTTGGTTGGCGGCAGGGAAAAGAGAGTGCTGGAGAGCTCTAGTCGGCTGAGAGAAGGAAGAGGACTTCCTTAGGCGGcgattgcttctttttttttttgtcaaaagagGGTGGACAACTGGCTGGCTTGAAAGAGATGAGTTTAGGGTTTTGTGGTtgccctcatttttttttcttaaaattgctCCCCCTTCCTTTTGCATATGGCTGGAGgttcatttatatagaaaatatctACATGTactatttaaagaaatattgcaataattattacGGAGATTATCTTTTATAAACAACACCAACAATTCTTATATCTATGGtcttttatattgcagtaattattttccataaccagcaccaaTCAAATCCTATATCTATGGTCTTTTATATtacagtaattatatatgattaagTAATTAtgtccttgacatattgctttcTTAATATTAGCTTTGATGCTCTAAGTTATCGCCACatgttctctcttctttctttttttttgaaaatttatcaaaacattagTCAAAAATTAGATAGTAACAGATACCATGAATCATATTGATTGGCCGAAATTCTTTAAACTCGGAAGGGTTTTTTTATCACTGATTAGCAGTCCTCCTCTTATATTTACATGCATGTAGGGTTGTATATAGTAACAAGCATATAACGCACTGCACAAGATTATGATCTTATACAAGGtaagtatatgtatatatacaaGGTAATCCTATCATTCCTATAAAGCTTTCCATAATATGCAACTCTTcatgaaatattaattgatttctAGCCATCCAAATCCATCATTGATATTGGAACTTACCTTTTACCATCACACTTCACTGTATAAAAGCTTTCCTATAGTTCTCGGCATGCGTTATTGTAAGCCTAACCAATAGCataatttgttgttttgttcCTATTTGTTATCAATGCTGGTCCAGGTGCCAAGATGTCCTTGTATTTCCATTGCATTATTGGTCGTGAAAAGTCAGGAAAATAATTTCCATGATTGCGTGAGACAATTTGAGGATGTCGGTATAAAATATTGGGGGGTATTTCCATGATAGGGGTGGGGAGTGTGGGTttaaacctataaaattaagtaaaaaggCGGGTCAGAGGGTTTCAAAACTTACCCAATTGCCTAGATTTAATGAAATTGCTAAAAAATCccccactttttatttttttttatgtttaaaaaactttGATCTAATCCATTGCGGAGCATGACCCAATGGACTAGTGATACCCAAAAAAGGAGGGAATTTgcggtttttgttttcttttaaaactcaAAGATGCAGcttaatttaaaattgtaaatggttagaaaaggttttattatgattttatattacgCTTCAACTCCGTTCTTCAAATGAAATTTCTTCAGAGTTGAATCTTATACAAGTTAATCattatcttatatataatttttaatttaattagaaagaaTGAAGATAATAGTATTTAAACTAGTTTTCATTTGATCaactaaattttaatatcatatcaaataaatatttcaatcaaaaacttaaattattaagtaaTGCCATATAATGATTTTATGTTAAATACTATAAAACAGTAAGAATGAGTCATTCAATTTAATACTTAAATCTTGTAGATGAAATCCAATGTCAACTATCTCATTTAATATGACATTAGAACCGCAAGAAATTTTTACTGTTTGCGAATATCTCGAAATTCAGACAttaaagaacaccaaaaaaatgaattgcAATTGAAAGGGACTATCATTCAATGAAAAATGACTTTTCTACTGTTGCATCTTGGTGGATGTCGCGGCAATCTGGTTTTgtgtaaaaaggaaaaatatgtgAATGAAAAGGTGTTGCCGACTAGTTTCATGTACTTTTACATTCATGAATTATCGAGTTTTTATACATTtatcatgttttgataaatgtatATGATTTGACTtgcgatttttttattttttcccaagATTCGATTAGCAATTGAATCATCGTGAAATACAAGAGGTGGAGCACGATTTTTGTTGAGTGGTGGTGCTAATTAGTGACGACATTATATTGCATTTCttctattattaatataaaaggtGTGGGTCTGACTcagtggtcaatcgtgtgacttgttccgtctcCGTTCTGAGTTCGATTCTCTATGTGCACGCTTGTCACCCTCGCGGTGTCTTACCTGctcactgggcttgcaggatgctcagtgggccgtggggaatagtcgtagtgcgcgcaagctggcccgaacaccccacgataatcaaaataaataaataaatataaaaggtgcatatatatatcttctttttttaaaatcgtTATAGTAAAAGGAACTTGTGTTATACATGTCaatcgttatttttttaattacacccttctaaattagaattataaaatcatataatacaATTTGGTAATTATATATACTACAACATTatccagttttaccgacggaccaaTTTCGTCGGTGACAGTGatgaaatccgtcggtgaaaataATACCGACGTACcacgtccgtcggtaaaacggtcgtcggtaaatcccatttccgtcgctaatgctgtcgcaaataaaaaaaaccacctacCGACAGAAACACCGACggtttacagacggatacgcccgcgccaaaaaaaaagtttcccgcgggaacattaccgacggaataaattcgtcggtaatttcaagggtaattaccgacggcattaccgacggcaaatctgtcggtaattatggcatggctggtaattttgttgcaactctctgtgtaataccgacggattatatccgtcggtgatgccgtcggtaatgatggcatggatggtaattgttcggcaactctctgttaaataccgacggatagtatctgtcggtatatccgtcggtagttatttaaaatatatataaaaaataatttattaattgtaaaaaaccttaataaacaaatagaaatgcattaaacattaataatgtaaaagtaatgttaaataatattcattacaaatttaatgtgtttaaaaagcaaaattaaactagaatagcggcggagctggaggaggaggcggaggaggaggaggaggctggttgttcccgggaccatacggccaaaaagaagctgcacaagtatcgtcactcatctttgatctcatctccatgactatttgacggagctcatcataattcgtcgagagttgttgatattgttgtttcaacgcaatgaactcctcagactgggtgttcgatactgatggagagcttccaacagttgagacactacgagtcgaccgcaagttgtcagccgtagtgttggagagcccgtaga from the Populus nigra chromosome 1, ddPopNigr1.1, whole genome shotgun sequence genome contains:
- the LOC133693730 gene encoding uncharacterized protein LOC133693730, yielding MELFLETHVRSQDRQKGVQQFVDNRAQHFVETYNSRLRERYGDNPSTHPDFDPDLWMEAGSSGGLDKNRVYGLSNTTADNLRSTRSVSTVGSSPSVSNTQSEEFIALKQQYQQLSTNYDELRQIVMEMRSKMSDDTCAASFWPYGPGNNQPPPPPPPPPPAPPLF